One genomic region from Listeria monocytogenes encodes:
- a CDS encoding carbamoyl phosphate synthase small subunit, whose amino-acid sequence MTKRILMLEDGNYFIGDAIGSEKETIGEVVFNTGMTGYQETITDPSYYGQIITFTYPLVGNYGVNRDDFESINPAVKGVVVREAAEFASNWRNQITLNEFLKEKGIPGIAGIDTRKLTKLIRKEGTLKGILAAETADKEELLHHLRSVRLPVDQVHEVSSAKAFASPGDGKRVVLVDYGVKSSILRELNKRNCYVTVVPYNTSAEEILAMHPDGVMLSNGPGDPKDVPEALEMIRGIQGKLPLFGICLGHQLFALANGADTFKLKFGHRGANHPVKELATGRVDFTAQNHGYAVEKDSLIGTDLKVTHIELNDETVEGLAHKEYPAYTVQYHPEANPGPSDVNYLFDEFMEMMNGKEEGELHA is encoded by the coding sequence ATGACAAAGCGAATTTTAATGCTAGAAGATGGCAATTATTTTATCGGTGATGCGATTGGTAGTGAAAAAGAAACCATTGGTGAGGTTGTCTTCAATACGGGAATGACAGGCTACCAAGAAACTATCACAGACCCTTCCTATTATGGTCAAATTATTACTTTTACGTATCCTCTCGTTGGAAATTATGGGGTAAACCGTGATGATTTTGAATCTATTAATCCTGCTGTGAAAGGGGTTGTGGTACGTGAAGCTGCAGAATTCGCTTCCAACTGGCGCAACCAAATTACATTAAATGAATTTTTGAAAGAAAAAGGCATTCCAGGTATCGCGGGAATTGATACACGTAAATTAACGAAACTAATTCGTAAAGAAGGCACACTAAAAGGTATTTTAGCAGCAGAAACAGCAGACAAAGAGGAACTGCTACACCACCTCCGTTCTGTTCGTTTGCCGGTCGATCAAGTACACGAAGTTTCCTCCGCTAAAGCATTTGCAAGCCCAGGAGATGGTAAACGGGTTGTACTTGTCGATTATGGTGTGAAAAGTTCGATTTTGCGAGAATTAAATAAACGTAATTGCTATGTGACGGTCGTTCCTTACAACACATCCGCCGAAGAAATTCTTGCAATGCACCCAGATGGCGTGATGTTATCCAATGGACCTGGGGACCCGAAAGATGTTCCAGAAGCATTAGAAATGATTCGCGGCATTCAAGGCAAACTGCCACTATTCGGAATTTGCTTAGGGCACCAATTGTTTGCACTTGCGAACGGAGCAGATACATTTAAACTGAAATTCGGGCATCGTGGCGCGAATCATCCGGTGAAAGAACTAGCCACTGGACGTGTTGATTTTACTGCACAAAACCACGGTTACGCAGTAGAAAAAGATTCACTTATTGGAACAGATTTAAAAGTAACACACATTGAATTAAATGATGAAACGGTAGAAGGGCTGGCACATAAAGAATATCCAGCCTATACAGTACAATATCACCCAGAAGCAAACCCAGGGCCAAGTGACGTCAACTACTTATTTGATGAATTTATGGAAATGATGAATGGGAAAGAGGAGGGTGAACTACATGCCTAA
- a CDS encoding dihydroorotase has translation MYVLKNGQVLNASGELENKDVLIQNGKVNLIADSIEVTSGEEFDATGKLIAPGFIDVHVHLREPGGEHKETILTGTQAAARGGYTTICSMPNTKPVPDSKEVMENLQAKIKETAEVRVLPYASITTSLGTDELVDFEALKEAGAFAFTDDGVGVQLAGTMYEAMKRAAALDMAIVAHCEDNSLIYGGVVHDGIFAEKEGLKGIPNIAESVQIARDVLLAEAAGCHYHVCHISTKESVRVVRDAKRAGIRVTAEVSPHHLILDEEAIPGNDGNWKMNPPLRSKEDRAALLEGLLDGTIDFIATDHAPHAAEEKNVPMEQAAFGIVGLETAFPLLYTHFVKTNEWTLKQLIDWMTVKPAECFKLPYGKLEEGSVADIVVLDLEKEANIDPDTFYSKGKNTPFVGETCIGWPVATFAEGTLVYNEGEIK, from the coding sequence ATGTACGTATTAAAAAATGGGCAAGTATTAAACGCGTCAGGTGAACTGGAAAACAAAGATGTACTTATTCAAAACGGTAAAGTCAATTTGATTGCGGATTCCATTGAAGTAACAAGCGGCGAGGAATTTGATGCGACCGGGAAATTAATTGCCCCAGGTTTTATCGACGTCCATGTACATCTTCGTGAGCCGGGCGGGGAACATAAAGAAACCATTTTGACCGGAACACAAGCGGCGGCACGTGGTGGTTATACGACAATTTGCTCGATGCCAAATACAAAACCTGTTCCAGATTCCAAAGAAGTAATGGAAAATTTACAAGCAAAAATCAAAGAAACAGCGGAAGTTCGCGTATTGCCATATGCTTCGATTACGACAAGCCTCGGAACGGACGAATTAGTAGATTTCGAAGCTTTAAAAGAAGCCGGGGCATTTGCTTTCACCGATGATGGGGTGGGCGTGCAGCTAGCTGGAACTATGTACGAGGCGATGAAACGAGCGGCAGCACTAGATATGGCAATTGTGGCTCACTGTGAAGATAACTCACTTATATACGGTGGAGTTGTCCATGACGGGATTTTTGCTGAAAAAGAAGGACTTAAAGGCATTCCGAATATTGCTGAATCTGTCCAAATCGCACGTGACGTTTTACTAGCAGAAGCTGCAGGTTGTCATTATCATGTCTGTCATATTTCAACAAAAGAATCTGTTCGTGTTGTGCGAGATGCAAAACGGGCGGGAATTCGTGTCACTGCTGAAGTTTCACCACATCACTTAATTTTAGATGAAGAAGCTATTCCAGGAAATGATGGTAATTGGAAAATGAACCCCCCACTTCGCAGCAAAGAAGATCGGGCGGCACTTTTAGAAGGCTTACTGGATGGTACGATAGATTTTATCGCAACTGATCATGCTCCACACGCTGCGGAAGAAAAAAATGTACCGATGGAGCAAGCTGCTTTCGGAATTGTAGGTCTAGAAACAGCATTCCCATTACTATATACACATTTTGTTAAAACGAACGAATGGACATTAAAACAGCTAATCGACTGGATGACTGTGAAACCAGCGGAATGCTTTAAACTGCCATACGGGAAATTAGAAGAAGGCAGCGTAGCAGATATAGTCGTACTTGATTTAGAAAAAGAAGCGAATATTGACCCAGACACTTTTTATTCAAAAGGAAAAAACACACCATTTGTTGGAGAAACATGTATTGGTTGGCCAGTAGCCACGTTTGCAGAAGGAACGCTTGTATACAATGAGGGGGAAATTAAATGA
- a CDS encoding aspartate carbamoyltransferase catalytic subunit — protein sequence MKNLLSMEALTVHEIEHLLEQAAQFKRGKKATFNEQTFAVNMFFEPSTRTHTSFEVAEKKLGVEVVSFDAASSSMTKGETLYDTLLTMQAVGVNVAVIRHSEENYYEGLENLDIAIVNGGDGCGEHPSQSLLDLFTIKEQFGTFQGLKVAIAGDIRHSRVANSNMKVLKRLGAELFFSGPREWFDESCLAYGTYLPVDEMVEKVDVMMLLRVQHERHSGTEAFTKESYHEKFGLTIERAAKLKADAIIMHPSPVNRDVEIADSLVESEKSRIVTQMTNGVFIRMAILEAILKEQEMRAKLCTY from the coding sequence ATGAAAAATTTGTTGTCAATGGAAGCATTAACCGTCCATGAAATCGAGCATTTATTAGAGCAGGCGGCACAGTTTAAACGCGGGAAAAAAGCGACTTTTAATGAACAGACTTTCGCGGTCAATATGTTTTTTGAACCAAGTACGAGAACACATACGAGTTTTGAAGTAGCGGAGAAAAAGTTAGGAGTCGAGGTGGTTTCCTTTGATGCTGCGAGCTCTAGCATGACCAAAGGGGAGACGCTCTACGACACTCTGCTCACCATGCAAGCAGTTGGAGTGAATGTGGCAGTAATCAGGCATTCAGAAGAAAACTATTACGAGGGTCTTGAAAACTTAGATATTGCTATTGTAAACGGCGGGGATGGCTGTGGGGAACATCCGAGCCAATCATTACTCGACTTATTTACGATAAAGGAGCAATTTGGTACTTTTCAAGGGTTGAAAGTAGCGATTGCTGGTGATATCAGGCACAGCCGAGTCGCCAATTCCAATATGAAAGTGCTAAAAAGACTTGGAGCGGAACTGTTTTTCTCGGGACCGAGAGAATGGTTTGACGAAAGTTGCTTAGCATATGGCACCTACTTGCCGGTCGATGAGATGGTAGAAAAAGTTGATGTGATGATGCTATTACGGGTACAACATGAGCGCCATAGTGGAACAGAGGCGTTTACGAAAGAAAGCTATCACGAAAAATTTGGTTTAACGATTGAGCGGGCGGCAAAGCTAAAAGCAGATGCGATTATTATGCACCCAAGTCCTGTAAACCGAGATGTGGAAATCGCTGATAGCTTAGTTGAAAGCGAAAAATCACGCATTGTTACGCAAATGACAAATGGCGTTTTTATAAGAATGGCCATTTTGGAAGCTATTTTAAAAGAACAGGAAATGAGGGCGAAATTATGTACGTATTAA
- a CDS encoding solute carrier family 23 protein — protein MTETTETVTKPVLDIHERPSFNKWIILSIQHLFTMFGSTIFVPSVTGLSPGVALVSSGLGTLAYLGITRGKIPAYLGSSFTFIAPITALLAAKSGGGPGAVMVGTFSVGVVYAIVSLIVYYAGVDWIQKVLPPIVVGPVIMVIGLSLAPSAAAMAMGTNNGKYSLETLAVAVITLLATIIAMMFFKGFMGLIPILFGFTVGYLTSMAFGMVDYTLIKNASFFQIPDFSIPFVNIDPVITVTVILSMAPLAFVTMAEHMGHQLLLNRITNKNFFKDPGLHRSLLADGTASIIASLIGGPPVTTYGENIGVLAITKVYSVFVIGGAAVFAILFGFIGYINAVITSVPTAVLGGISLLLFGVIATSGLRMMIENKIDLSVNRNMIIASVVLVVGIGGLFIQAGTFQLSGMALAAVIGIILNLVLPAEHRSA, from the coding sequence ATGACAGAAACGACAGAAACAGTGACAAAACCAGTACTAGATATACACGAAAGACCAAGCTTCAATAAATGGATTATTCTTAGCATCCAGCACCTTTTCACCATGTTTGGCTCTACTATCTTTGTGCCAAGTGTGACAGGGTTAAGTCCAGGAGTGGCGCTTGTATCTAGCGGGCTCGGGACACTTGCTTATCTTGGAATTACTCGCGGAAAAATACCCGCATATCTAGGTTCTTCCTTTACCTTTATTGCACCAATTACAGCATTACTTGCAGCCAAATCTGGCGGAGGTCCGGGCGCAGTTATGGTCGGAACTTTCTCCGTCGGTGTAGTATATGCGATTGTTTCTCTGATTGTTTACTACGCAGGTGTTGACTGGATTCAAAAGGTTTTACCACCAATTGTTGTTGGACCAGTAATCATGGTTATCGGTTTGTCACTTGCTCCAAGTGCAGCAGCGATGGCAATGGGAACGAACAATGGTAAATACAGTTTAGAAACTTTGGCAGTGGCAGTAATTACGCTCCTGGCAACCATAATCGCAATGATGTTTTTCAAAGGATTTATGGGCTTGATTCCGATTTTGTTTGGCTTCACAGTAGGTTACTTAACAAGTATGGCTTTCGGTATGGTAGATTACACGTTAATCAAAAATGCGTCTTTCTTCCAAATTCCAGATTTCAGCATTCCATTTGTTAATATCGACCCAGTAATTACCGTGACGGTTATTCTAAGTATGGCGCCACTTGCGTTTGTCACGATGGCGGAACATATGGGGCATCAATTACTACTTAATCGAATTACGAATAAAAACTTCTTTAAAGACCCAGGACTTCATCGTTCCTTACTTGCAGATGGTACGGCTTCGATTATCGCATCGTTAATCGGTGGACCACCTGTAACTACTTACGGTGAAAACATTGGAGTTCTGGCAATTACAAAAGTATACAGCGTGTTTGTTATCGGAGGAGCCGCAGTTTTCGCTATCCTCTTCGGATTTATCGGCTACATTAATGCAGTTATCACCTCGGTTCCAACAGCAGTTCTAGGCGGAATTTCCCTATTACTATTTGGGGTTATTGCAACAAGCGGACTTCGAATGATGATTGAAAATAAAATTGATCTAAGTGTTAATCGTAATATGATTATTGCTTCGGTTGTGCTAGTAGTCGGAATTGGCGGTTTGTTCATTCAAGCAGGAACATTCCAACTTTCAGGTATGGCGCTCGCAGCAGTTATCGGGATTATTTTAAACTTAGTCTTACCAGCCGAGCATAGATCAGCCTGA
- the pyrR gene encoding bifunctional pyr operon transcriptional regulator/uracil phosphoribosyltransferase PyrR, with amino-acid sequence MQKQVVVMDEAAIKRALTRVSYEIIERNKGTKNLALVGIKTRGIYLAERLHKRILEIEGIDVPVGDIDITLYRDDLSFKDDKTREPAVHGTNIPFDINGKKVVLVDDVLYTGRTVRAAMDALMDVGRPAQIHLAVLADRGHRELPIRADYVGKNIPTSGNERVEVRLTDVDHAEDAVIINKNE; translated from the coding sequence ATGCAAAAACAAGTAGTTGTCATGGACGAGGCGGCAATCAAACGTGCGCTCACTCGAGTAAGTTACGAAATCATCGAGCGGAATAAAGGCACAAAGAATTTAGCGCTTGTCGGTATTAAGACGCGTGGTATCTATCTTGCCGAGCGCTTGCATAAGCGGATACTTGAAATTGAGGGTATTGATGTGCCAGTTGGGGATATTGACATTACACTTTATCGCGATGATTTGTCTTTCAAAGATGATAAAACTCGCGAACCCGCTGTACATGGGACGAACATTCCATTTGATATTAATGGAAAGAAGGTCGTTCTTGTAGATGATGTGCTTTATACAGGTCGAACTGTGCGTGCCGCAATGGACGCATTAATGGATGTAGGTAGACCTGCGCAAATTCACCTTGCAGTGCTTGCTGATCGGGGTCATAGAGAGCTTCCAATCAGAGCAGACTACGTAGGGAAAAACATTCCAACCTCAGGGAACGAGCGAGTAGAAGTTCGCTTAACAGATGTGGATCATGCAGAAGATGCAGTTATTATTAACAAAAATGAATAA
- a CDS encoding STAS domain-containing protein, whose protein sequence is MGIMNSLLKQKEMVVKDWLTYYVSVDDPYIFTLKNDHRLMDETGFVLENLFIGMTEDLGKMNAFARELGKAQFITSLGISRILFHIRLLEEFLLDYASEIKTKSANYRELYLFSIKLHQVFSSFTQNLIEGYTHANEQMIVQKENQIIKESTKLIWIAENVFLLPLIGKITDERAKQITETALFEVCEQPVNYLIIDLSGVQLESPNIGKYIEYFFSSLKLVGVTPIITGMQPQTAKVMVQANLTEQHGIKTFATLRQATKTLMKEKEARNAHK, encoded by the coding sequence ATGGGCATAATGAATAGCTTATTAAAGCAGAAAGAAATGGTCGTGAAAGATTGGCTAACATATTATGTATCTGTGGATGATCCATATATTTTCACATTAAAAAATGATCATCGTTTAATGGATGAAACGGGCTTTGTTTTAGAAAATTTGTTTATTGGAATGACTGAAGATTTAGGAAAAATGAATGCTTTCGCGCGTGAGCTAGGGAAAGCTCAGTTTATAACTTCACTCGGAATTTCTCGTATTTTATTCCATATTCGCTTATTGGAAGAGTTTTTGCTCGATTATGCATCAGAAATCAAAACAAAATCTGCTAATTATCGTGAATTATATTTATTTAGCATCAAGCTTCATCAGGTATTTAGTAGTTTTACACAAAACTTAATCGAAGGATACACCCATGCAAACGAACAAATGATTGTGCAAAAAGAAAATCAAATTATTAAAGAATCAACCAAACTGATTTGGATTGCCGAAAATGTTTTTCTTTTACCTTTAATTGGAAAAATTACCGATGAGCGAGCAAAACAGATTACTGAAACAGCACTTTTTGAAGTTTGTGAGCAACCGGTGAATTATTTAATTATTGATTTATCTGGTGTGCAATTAGAGTCTCCTAACATCGGTAAGTACATTGAGTATTTCTTCTCATCGCTTAAATTAGTTGGCGTCACTCCAATTATTACAGGTATGCAACCTCAAACTGCCAAAGTGATGGTTCAAGCTAATCTAACTGAACAACACGGTATTAAAACATTTGCAACCTTACGCCAAGCAACAAAAACACTTATGAAAGAAAAAGAAGCAAGAAACGCCCATAAATAG
- a CDS encoding RluA family pseudouridine synthase: MQNETLIIEESHARERVDKVIAEMMGKSRSAIQLMLKNGDITVNGELAKPNYKVQVGDEIHYEVREPEELEVLAEDIPLDIYFEDKDMLVVNKPEGMVVHPSAGHASGTLVNALLFHCDDLSGINGKIRPGIVHRIDKDTSGLLMVAKNDHAHESLAKQLKDKTSDREYIALVHGDIVHQKGTIEAPIGRAKEDRQKMAVVRDGKEARTHFEVLERLPGYTLINCKLDTGRTHQIRVHLKYIGHPLAGDPKYGPKNTIKGNGQFLHAAKLGFDHPTTNERMTFEAPLPSSFEKALKSLRQEEY, encoded by the coding sequence ATGCAGAATGAAACATTGATTATAGAAGAAAGCCACGCGCGCGAACGTGTGGACAAAGTGATTGCTGAAATGATGGGAAAAAGTCGTTCAGCAATACAACTCATGCTGAAAAACGGTGATATTACGGTTAATGGAGAACTTGCGAAGCCAAATTACAAAGTACAAGTTGGCGATGAAATTCATTACGAAGTGCGTGAACCAGAAGAACTAGAAGTTTTAGCAGAAGATATTCCACTAGATATATATTTTGAAGATAAAGATATGCTTGTTGTAAATAAACCTGAAGGAATGGTTGTTCATCCATCTGCGGGACATGCAAGTGGAACGCTCGTTAATGCTTTACTATTCCATTGTGATGATTTATCTGGAATTAACGGTAAAATTCGTCCAGGTATTGTTCACCGAATTGATAAAGATACATCTGGCTTATTAATGGTTGCCAAAAATGACCACGCCCATGAATCACTAGCCAAACAATTAAAAGACAAAACTTCGGATAGAGAATATATCGCACTTGTCCACGGTGATATTGTCCACCAAAAAGGAACAATCGAAGCGCCAATCGGCCGTGCCAAAGAAGATCGTCAAAAAATGGCAGTCGTACGCGATGGGAAAGAAGCGAGAACGCATTTTGAAGTATTAGAGCGCCTACCAGGTTACACATTAATTAATTGCAAACTAGACACTGGACGTACGCACCAAATCCGAGTTCATTTGAAATATATCGGTCATCCTTTAGCAGGAGATCCGAAATACGGACCTAAAAACACAATCAAGGGCAATGGCCAATTTCTCCATGCCGCAAAATTAGGATTTGATCATCCGACAACGAATGAACGAATGACATTTGAAGCGCCACTACCAAGTTCATTTGAAAAAGCTTTAAAATCATTACGTCAAGAAGAATATTAA
- the lspA gene encoding signal peptidase II yields the protein MYYYLITLAVIALDQLTKWIVVQNMEIGQKIEVIPGFLYWTSYRNDGAAWSILEGHMWFFYLITVVVIGIIIYIMQKYAKGKRLFSISLAFILGGAIGNFIDRVLHQEVVDFVQTVWGNYYFPIFNVADASLSVGVVLMLVYVFVDDRKTKGIK from the coding sequence ATGTATTATTATCTAATCACCTTAGCAGTGATTGCGCTAGATCAATTGACTAAATGGATTGTTGTTCAAAATATGGAAATTGGACAGAAAATAGAAGTTATTCCTGGTTTCTTATACTGGACAAGCTACCGTAATGACGGAGCGGCTTGGAGTATTTTAGAAGGGCATATGTGGTTTTTCTATCTTATTACTGTTGTTGTTATTGGAATTATAATTTATATTATGCAAAAATATGCCAAAGGAAAGCGACTATTTTCCATTAGTTTAGCGTTTATTCTAGGTGGTGCGATTGGTAATTTTATCGACCGGGTCTTGCATCAAGAAGTAGTAGATTTTGTACAAACAGTATGGGGAAATTATTACTTCCCAATCTTTAATGTGGCAGATGCCTCGCTTTCAGTTGGTGTCGTACTAATGCTCGTGTATGTTTTTGTAGACGACCGCAAAACGAAAGGAATTAAATAA
- a CDS encoding NCS2 family permease: protein MQKFFNKVFRLNEHKTNIRTEFLAGMIGFFTVAYIIVVNSSILAEAGVPYQGAVLATIFISAFGCLIMGFWANAPLILMPGMGINALFAYTLVQGMGLSWQVALAAVTMSGLLFMILAFTPLAGKLNEAIPLILKQAITVGLGLFLIFLGLEKGGIVTRGKHAIIAVGDLGDPFVLATLVTLLLTMILVIRKIPGAFLWSLIIGTIVGVMFGVAGKAGGASISVAPWSDVLFKADFSGIASVGFWSAVFTMTMVIVFETVGLTNGQVRQLKQTEKLPRILKASSLTAFLSGLFGTSPTISALESGSMFASGAKTGLATITTGLFFIASLFLMPVLSFIPNSAIAPILIIIGMSMLQEFKEMDLSNAAETFSALLIIVLIPLTYSIADGIAAGFIAYPILRAFTKNEERTSPVMYVIAALFLLQFIIQ, encoded by the coding sequence ATGCAGAAATTTTTCAACAAAGTATTTCGGCTGAACGAGCATAAAACCAATATCCGGACCGAATTTTTGGCTGGTATGATTGGCTTTTTTACGGTGGCATATATTATTGTCGTCAATAGCTCGATTTTAGCGGAGGCTGGAGTTCCTTATCAAGGAGCAGTCCTTGCGACGATTTTTATTTCGGCGTTTGGTTGTTTGATTATGGGATTTTGGGCAAATGCACCACTTATTCTAATGCCTGGGATGGGGATTAATGCGCTCTTTGCGTATACCCTTGTTCAAGGAATGGGACTAAGTTGGCAGGTTGCACTCGCTGCTGTCACGATGAGTGGCTTACTATTTATGATTCTTGCGTTTACACCACTTGCAGGAAAACTAAATGAAGCTATTCCGCTGATTTTAAAACAAGCGATTACGGTTGGGTTAGGTTTATTCTTAATCTTCCTAGGGCTTGAGAAAGGCGGAATCGTAACGCGCGGAAAACATGCCATTATTGCTGTTGGAGATTTAGGTGATCCATTCGTTTTAGCAACACTCGTGACACTTTTATTAACGATGATTTTAGTTATTCGGAAAATTCCAGGCGCTTTCTTATGGAGTTTAATAATCGGAACAATCGTTGGTGTGATGTTTGGTGTTGCCGGGAAAGCTGGAGGTGCTTCGATAAGCGTTGCGCCGTGGAGTGATGTGCTCTTTAAAGCTGATTTTTCCGGAATAGCGAGTGTTGGTTTCTGGAGCGCTGTCTTTACAATGACGATGGTGATTGTGTTTGAAACGGTTGGACTTACAAATGGACAAGTAAGACAGCTCAAGCAAACGGAAAAATTACCACGGATTTTAAAAGCTAGCTCACTGACAGCCTTTTTATCTGGCTTATTTGGTACAAGTCCAACGATCTCTGCACTTGAAAGTGGCTCGATGTTTGCGAGTGGAGCAAAAACTGGTTTAGCAACAATAACGACTGGCCTGTTCTTTATCGCATCCCTTTTCTTAATGCCAGTATTATCTTTTATTCCGAACAGTGCTATTGCGCCGATTTTAATTATTATCGGCATGTCGATGCTGCAAGAATTTAAAGAAATGGATTTATCGAATGCGGCAGAAACTTTTTCAGCACTACTGATTATTGTATTAATCCCGCTGACGTATAGTATTGCAGACGGAATTGCGGCTGGTTTTATCGCGTATCCCATTCTTCGTGCTTTCACGAAAAACGAGGAACGTACTTCACCAGTCATGTATGTAATTGCAGCTTTATTTTTGCTTCAATTTATCATACAATAA
- a CDS encoding MATE family efflux transporter — protein MQQTVTYGAKWKQFLTIFTPIVITQLTLFSMTFFDTTMSGNYSNQALAGVAIGSSFWAPVNAAFSGLLMAITPIIAQLIGAKKEKQVKNTVHNGLYIALFLAFILILINFLVVPMILTHMPVTAEVADIARHFLNGICIGIPAFFISAILRSFIDSLGLTRVTMLITLCTVPFNIFLNYCFIFGNFGFPEMGGAGSGYATGITYWLVVLVSVILIQTQTRLRKFGVFKGLTALRFSKIKEIIGIGVPNGLTILFETSIFSAVTILMGAFGTETIAAHQSANSVCTLLYAFPLSVASTLTILGGYETGAKRLKDAKQYRHIGMAAAILIGCVNGAILFFFRDIIAGFYTNDPALSNLIMHFLVYAILFQFADAVLSPVLGALRGYKDVTVTSIVAFISYWLIGLPVGYGLSFTNLGPFGYWIGLSTGLFVAAFILSIRVRKTEQKLSFNTKDAEISN, from the coding sequence TTGCAACAAACAGTCACATATGGGGCAAAATGGAAACAATTTCTAACGATTTTCACACCGATAGTCATTACGCAACTCACGCTTTTCTCGATGACGTTTTTCGATACGACGATGAGTGGTAATTATTCGAATCAAGCACTGGCTGGTGTAGCGATTGGTAGCTCGTTTTGGGCTCCGGTGAATGCTGCTTTTTCTGGGTTACTGATGGCTATTACGCCAATCATCGCCCAATTAATCGGTGCAAAGAAAGAAAAACAAGTCAAAAACACGGTGCATAACGGCCTATATATTGCTTTATTTTTAGCATTTATTTTAATTCTTATTAATTTTTTGGTCGTTCCAATGATTTTGACACACATGCCAGTTACGGCAGAAGTCGCGGATATCGCCCGTCATTTCTTGAACGGCATTTGTATCGGGATTCCCGCGTTCTTTATTTCCGCGATTCTGCGTTCTTTTATTGATTCGCTTGGTCTGACTCGGGTGACGATGCTGATTACGCTTTGTACCGTGCCATTTAATATCTTTTTAAATTACTGCTTTATTTTTGGGAACTTCGGCTTTCCAGAAATGGGTGGTGCTGGTAGTGGTTACGCGACTGGGATTACGTATTGGCTCGTTGTTTTAGTTAGTGTGATTTTGATTCAAACACAAACTAGATTGCGAAAATTTGGTGTTTTCAAAGGGCTTACGGCACTGCGTTTTTCCAAGATAAAAGAGATCATCGGCATTGGCGTTCCAAATGGTTTGACAATTTTATTTGAAACGAGTATTTTCTCAGCGGTAACCATTTTAATGGGGGCCTTTGGGACGGAGACAATTGCGGCACACCAATCCGCAAATAGCGTCTGCACACTGCTCTATGCTTTCCCGCTTAGTGTCGCTTCCACGCTAACCATTCTTGGTGGTTACGAAACCGGCGCGAAACGCTTAAAAGATGCCAAACAGTATCGACATATTGGTATGGCTGCGGCAATTTTAATTGGCTGTGTTAATGGCGCAATCCTATTTTTCTTCCGCGATATTATTGCTGGTTTTTATACGAACGATCCCGCTTTGAGCAATTTAATCATGCATTTCTTAGTTTATGCGATATTATTTCAATTTGCGGATGCCGTCCTGTCGCCAGTTCTTGGGGCGCTTAGAGGATATAAAGATGTCACAGTCACCTCGATTGTTGCCTTTATTTCTTATTGGTTGATTGGGCTTCCAGTAGGCTACGGTTTATCGTTTACGAATCTTGGCCCATTCGGTTACTGGATTGGTTTAAGTACTGGCCTATTTGTCGCCGCATTTATTTTATCCATCCGGGTTCGTAAAACGGAGCAAAAACTTTCTTTCAACACAAAAGACGCAGAGATTTCGAATTAA